One Gossypium raimondii isolate GPD5lz chromosome 3, ASM2569854v1, whole genome shotgun sequence genomic window carries:
- the LOC105796100 gene encoding uncharacterized protein LOC105796100 translates to MKSMIYLLMKAKWKKSSKRKEKRFRERMRAEMGMIRVRQQTRMQCSSIVAEMEKLQEEVALKREETSALRQQQLREEETKVEAILQSLNQQRLLNARLLFQHSCHQQLLDLLIRHFLGD, encoded by the exons ATGAAGAGCATGATTTATTTACTAATGAAGGCGAAATGGAAGAAATCAtcaaaaaggaaggaaaag agATTCCGCGAGCGCATGAGAGCGGAGATGGGAATGATCAGAGTCAGACAACAAACACG GATGCAGTGTAGCTCAATTGTGGCTGAAATGGAAAAGCTTCAAGAAGAGGTAGCATTGAAGAGGGAAGAGACAAGCGCCCTGAGGCAGCAGCAGTTAAGGGAAGAAGAAACTAAGGTGGAAGCTATCTTACAAAGTCTCAATCAACAAAGGCTGCTTAACGCCCGCCTCTTATTCCAACATTCATGTCACCAACAGCTTCTTGACCTTCTGATACGCCATTTTCTGGGAGATTGA